CCGGCGAACTGCTGAAGATCGCCAAGAGCGGCCAGCTCTATCGCGGTTCCAAGCCGATCATGTGGTCGGTCGTCGAGCGCACGGCGCTGGCGGAAGCCGAGGTCGAGTATCACGACGTTGAAAGCGACATGATCTGGGTGAAGTTCCCGGTGAAGGACGCTGCGCCAGCTCTTTCCGGCGTCTCTGTCGTCATCTGGACAACCACGCCGTGGACCATCCCCGGCAACCGCGCCATCGCCTTCTCCTCGCGGGTCGAATATGGCCTGTTCGAAGTCGAAAGCGCGCAGAACGATTTCGGTCCGCAGCCGGGTGAAAAGCTGATCTTCGCCAGAAAGCTTGCCGATGAGGCTGCTGCCAAGGCGAAGGTGACCTTCAAGTTCGTGCGCGATGTGAAAGCTGAAGAACTGGCCGCCATCACCTGCGCCCATCCTTTGGCGTCGCTTGGCTACGATTTCCCGGTTCCGCTTCTCGATGGCGATCACGTCACCGACGATGCAGGCACGGGCTTCGTGCACACCGCGCCGAGCCATGGCCGCGAGGACTTTGACGTCTGGACCGCGCATCAGCGTGAGCTGGAAGCGCGCGGCGTTTCGCCGGCCATCCCGTTCCCCGTTGGCGATGACGGTTTCTACACCGAGGACGCACCCGGTTTCGGCCCGTCTGCCGAAGGCGGTGCGGCCCGCGTCATGGATGATAACGGCAAGAAGGGCGATGCCAACGAGCGCGTCATCAAGGCGCTGATCGCGGCCAACAACCTGTTCGCGCGCGGCCGTCTGAAGCACAGCTATCCGCATAGCTGGCGCTCCAAGAAGCCGGTGATCTTCCGCAACACGCCGCAGTGGTTTGTCTATATGGACAAGGAACTGGGCGACGGCACGACGCTGCGCTCGCGTTCGCTTGATGCCATCGACCAGACCCGTTTCGTTCCGGCATCCGGCCAGAACCGCCTGCGCGCCATGATCGAAGGTCGGCCCGACTGGGTTCTGTCGCGCCAGCGCAGCTGGGGCGTGCCGATCGCGGTCTTCGCCGACGAGCAGGGTGAGGTTCTGGTCGACGAGGCTGTCAACGCCCGCATCCTCGAGGCCTTCGAGGCTGAAGGTGCGGATGCCTGGTTCGCCGAAGGCGCCAAGGAACGTTTCCTCGGCAATGACCATGACCACGCCAAATGGCAGCAGGTCATGGACATCCTCGATGTGTGGTTCGATAGCGGCTGCACCCATACCTTCACGCTGGAAGACCGCCCGGACATGAAGTGGCCGGCGGATGTCTATCTCGAAGGCTCGGACCAGCATCGCGGCTGGTTCCATTCGTCGCTGCTGGAAAGCTGCGCGACGCGTGGCCGCGCGCCCTATAACGCCGTCGTCACCCATGGCTTCACCATGGACGAGCAAGGCCGCAAGCAGTCCAAGTCTCTCGGCAACGTTGTTGCACCACAGGACGTGATGAAAGAGTCCGGCGCGGATATCCTGCGCCTGTGGGTGATGACGACCGATTACTGGGAAGACCAGCGTCTGGGCAAGGCCATCATCCAGACCAATATCGACGCGTATCGCAAGCTGCGCAACACCGTGC
This region of Agrobacterium tumefaciens genomic DNA includes:
- the ileS gene encoding isoleucine--tRNA ligase; the protein is MSDTAEKFDYSSTLYLPQTDFPMRAGLPQKEPETVKRWQEMGLYKKLRASAAGREKFVLHDGPPYANGNIHIGHALNKILKDVITRSFQMRGFDANYVPGWDCHGLPIEWKIEEAYRAKGKNKDEVPVNEFRKECREFAAGWIKVQSEEFKRLGIEGDFENPYTTMNFHAEARIAGELLKIAKSGQLYRGSKPIMWSVVERTALAEAEVEYHDVESDMIWVKFPVKDAAPALSGVSVVIWTTTPWTIPGNRAIAFSSRVEYGLFEVESAQNDFGPQPGEKLIFARKLADEAAAKAKVTFKFVRDVKAEELAAITCAHPLASLGYDFPVPLLDGDHVTDDAGTGFVHTAPSHGREDFDVWTAHQRELEARGVSPAIPFPVGDDGFYTEDAPGFGPSAEGGAARVMDDNGKKGDANERVIKALIAANNLFARGRLKHSYPHSWRSKKPVIFRNTPQWFVYMDKELGDGTTLRSRSLDAIDQTRFVPASGQNRLRAMIEGRPDWVLSRQRSWGVPIAVFADEQGEVLVDEAVNARILEAFEAEGADAWFAEGAKERFLGNDHDHAKWQQVMDILDVWFDSGCTHTFTLEDRPDMKWPADVYLEGSDQHRGWFHSSLLESCATRGRAPYNAVVTHGFTMDEQGRKQSKSLGNVVAPQDVMKESGADILRLWVMTTDYWEDQRLGKAIIQTNIDAYRKLRNTVRWMLGTLAHDKGEEIAYADLPELEKLVLHRLSELDKVVRDGYDAFDFKKIARALIDFANVELSAFYFDIRKDTLYCDAPSSLKRRASLSVIAKLFDCLVTWLAPMLPFTTEEAWLSRYPDAESVHLAQFPEIPAEWNNDALEAKWEKIRKVRTVVTGALEVERREKRIGSSLEAAPVVHIADADLLAALSGQDFAEICITSAISVVGDEGPADGFRLPEVAKVVVEQKLAEGAKCARSWRITTDVGSDPDYPEVSARDAAALRELAALG